A part of Paenarthrobacter sp. A20 genomic DNA contains:
- a CDS encoding PLD nuclease N-terminal domain-containing protein: MLRVVGVVVVLVIFVYALVDVIRTDGHQTRGISKPAWIIVMIVLPLLGAVLWFIFGRPYGKPTAKPVRRQPTAPDDDPEFLRNLETRRRNQAEDDRLKKLKADLEAKERKLGDKPSDGSGEATGNGFKPGDAKRSEPDPHDTDELK, from the coding sequence ATGCTCCGCGTTGTAGGCGTCGTCGTCGTCCTTGTCATCTTCGTCTATGCCCTGGTGGATGTCATCCGCACGGACGGCCACCAGACGCGCGGTATTTCCAAACCCGCCTGGATCATCGTCATGATCGTCCTGCCGCTGCTCGGCGCGGTGCTCTGGTTCATCTTCGGCCGGCCCTACGGCAAGCCGACCGCAAAGCCCGTCCGCCGTCAGCCCACCGCCCCGGATGATGACCCCGAATTTCTCCGGAACCTGGAAACCCGCCGCCGCAACCAGGCCGAAGATGATCGCCTGAAGAAGCTCAAGGCCGACCTCGAAGCCAAGGAACGCAAGCTCGGCGACAAGCCCTCCGATGGCTCCGGTGAGGCAACAGGCAACGGTTTCAAACCCGGCGATGCCAAGCGCAGCGAGCCGGATCCCCATGATACCGACGAGCTGAAGTAG